The Lactobacillus sp. ESL0680 DNA segment CTTGGTCAATTTCTGATAAGCCTTTGTTAACAGCATCAATGATTAAATCCTGCAGCATATCTGGATCATCAGGATCGATTGCTTCCTTGTTAATCGTAATCTCTTTTAACTTACGGTCACCGCTAAAAGTAGCAACAACTAAGTCGTCAGCAGACTTGCCCACAAATTCTTGAGCTGTAATTGTTTGCTGCTCCTGCATCATTTGTTCCTGCATCTTTTTAGCTTGCTTCATCATTTGCTGCATGTTCATTCCACCCATGCCGCCCATTGCACCAAAATTAGGTCTCTTACTCATTTTGCTCTCCTTTATTTAATCTTTGATATTAACCACATCACCAAATAAGTCTTTGGCTTTTTGAATAACTTCATCACTTGCAGTTTGCGTGTCAGAAGCAGCTGGATCACTTGCCGGTTCTTGACCTGTATGCTCTTTTTTCTTCGCTAGCAGGTCTTTGCCATGCGTTTGCAAAAAGTCTTTGCGCACCTTGAGCCAGTCTTCATCTGGCACCAAGACGATCTCATAGTCATGCTGCGTAAACTTGGCAATCTCACTAGTTAACTTAGTCAAAAAGTTGTCATCTGCACTAGCATTTTCAAACCACAAAGTATACTTACACTTCATTACTACTTGGTCGGAACTAGCTGCTACCGGCTGCAGGACATCAAGCAAAGCTCGCTGTGAAACTGACAGAACTGACTGCAAATCCGGCCAAATATCTTTAAGCGCCAGCAAGTCTTTTTTAGTTGCGTTTTCTAACACATGATAGACTTGCTTACGATTCTGCTCATTAGCATGGTCAGTGTTATGTACACGTTTTTTCTTTGGCTTTTCAGTTACGGTATGGCTTGCCTGCGATTTACTTTTAGCAGCAGAATCAATATGGTAAACCTGATCGCGATTAGTCTTGCTTGGCTGCTTAGATAAGTTCGAAAATTTTTCAGTTAAATCCACTACTTGCTTTTTTAAAGCCGTAATTTCAGCTTGCAAATCAACGCTTTTATCATCAGCCAGTGCAGGTACACTAGCAGCCGGCGCACTAGCCTCAGCCTCTTGCTCACCGTTAGTACTTGCAACCAAAAACACCTCTAGCGGAATTTGCTGCTGATTGGTATAACGCAAATCATTCAATGCCGTATTGGCTGCCGTAATTAACTGAAAATAGCGCTGCGTTGGGACAGACCCAATCTTTTGTATAAAATCGGCACTCAAGAAATTACTCTCATTTTGCCCCTCTGCCTTAACTACCATCAAAGCATTAGTCGCCATATCAATCAATTCATCCAGAATATTTTTTGAAGTAGCACCATTTTTTAACTCTGCTTGAGCTAAAGTCAGGGCTTTGGCTGTATCTTTTTCTAACAGCGCCAGCAAAATTTCTTCAATTTTTTCTTTAGCCGCAAAACCGGTAATCTGCAGGGCATCGTCATAATTAACCGCATCTTTTTCATAACTCAGCAGTTGATCCAAAATGCTCAAGGCATCCCGCATCCCACCGTCAGCAACCTGTGCAATGACGGCTAACGCCTTATCTTCATACTTAATCTGCTCTTGGTCCAGAATATACTTCATCCGCTCTTCAAGATCAGTTTGCGCAATTCGTTTAAAATTATAGCGCTGCGTCCGGGAAATAATGGTAGCCGGGACCTTTTGCAATTCCGTCGTTGCTAAAATAAAGACAACATGCTCCGGCGGTTCTTCCAGTGTCTTGAGCAGAGCGTTGAAGGCCCCAATCGACAACATGTGAACTTCGTCAATAATGTAAACCTTGTACTTACCCTGTGTCGGCGCGTATTTGACCTTATCGCGAATCTCGCGAATCTCATCAACACCATTATTAGAGGCGGCATCAATTTCCATAATATCGGACATTGCACCCTTGTCGGCAGCCAAACAATTAGCGCATTCGTTGCAGGGCTCGCCATCTTGCAGATTAATACAATTCAGGGCCTTAGCAAAAATCTTGGCACACGAAGTTTTTCCAGTCCCCCGAGGACCAGAAAACAGAAAAGCGTGCGAAACCGTACCGCGCTTAATCGCATTTTTTAGAGTATTCGTAATATCTTCTTGACCGACAACACTGTCAAAAGTGCGGGGCCGCCATTTGCGGTATAACGCTTGATAAGCCATGTTCATCTTTCTCTAGTAAAAAACTCTTAACTCTTTTGCAGAGTTAAGAGTTTATTGATATCTAATAAAAGGCACATGCCTGAGCAACCTTAGTGCTGCTACCTTCCGGTCCTGACACGCTTCAGAGGTCAAACATTGCCCAATAAATATGATACCGTATTTAGCGTGACTTTTCCACTACTTTGCTGAATTTTTCGCTAATTTTTGCTGGCGGCGAATTTCTTGAAAAAAGTCCTTCAGTATCTTACTTGCCTCTTCACGATACAAGCCGCGCACAACATTCGGATGATGATTAAACTTCGTGACAGCAAACAGGTCAACAACACTGCCAGCTGCACCAGCCTTGGGGTCAAGTGCGCCATAAAAGACATTCTTAATGCGCGAATTAATAATCGCACCGGCACACATTGAACATGGCTCCAAAGTCACAAACAAACTGCAGTCAATCAGCCGCCAGCTGCCAAGCTCTTGGCAGGCTTGTCTAATCGCCATCATCTCGGCATGCTGCGTACCATCTTGGTCAAGTTCACGCCGATTGTAGCCTGTGCCAATTACTTGCCCATCAGTATCAACTACAACAGCACCAATTGGCACCTCACCTAAGTCTTGGGCTTTTTTAGCTTGGTCAAAGGCTAGCTGCATGTATTTTTTCTTATCTTCACTAGAAAACATCATTAATTGTTCACTGCCTGTAAAATATAGTAACCCTTGTCCCGCATTAAGACGCTGCAATTACCAAAAGTTTCTGTCAGCAACTTGCGGGCACTTGGTTCACCCTGCTTCTTCTGAATAACAACCAGCAAGACGCCACCGATTACCAAGTGATCCTTTGCACCGGCTAAAATACCAGAAACTACCTTTTTACCAGCACGAATTGGTGGGTTAGTTACAATTAGACCAAACTTCTTTTCTGCAGGAACATTCTGGTAAATATCAGATTGGTAAATCGCAACATTAGTAATTTGGTTTAATTGGGCATTTTTACGGGCTAATTCTAAACCCCGTTCGTTGACATCAACCAGATCAACAGATTGCTCGGGCCAGAATTTCGCCGCAAATAAGCCTAGCGGGCCGTAACCAGCACCAACATCCAAAATATTAGCTGCTGGAAAACTCACATCAGCCATTGCCTTAATTAACACGCCGGAACCATAGTCAACCCGCATTTTTGAAAAAACACCGGCATCAGTGTTGAACTTCAAATCCACGCCGTTGACGTGATAATCAACCACATGTTCATCATGCTTGGCGGTTGGATTTGCCGCAAAATACATTTGATTTTTTTCGTTAGCCATTACTCGCTCATTTCTAAAATTAATCTTTCACTAACAATTTTACTCTTAAAATCCCTGCCAGTAGCTAAAAGATTACTCTGGCAAAAAGGTCCCTGGCTTAATATGCTGCAAAATGCGGTAGCCGACTTTCTTCTCTTTAGCTGCACGATCATTAGTTTGGTTCAAAAACATGATAATCCCATTTTGATTATCAGCAGTTAATTGTGCCCACATACCAAAGTGAGTGCCATGCAAATTACCATAAGCAATCTTTAACTTGCCGGACTTTTTTATATGAAGACCACCGGAATAAGCCGTAACTTTACTTTCCAAATTGGTTAAATATTGAAACTGCTTCTGCGTCAAAATTGTCCCATCAGTCAAGCCGCACTGGATTTGATAATATTCCATTGGCGTTGTCAATAGATTGCCAGCACCTAATAATTGTGAGGCAAATGCCTGTGTCAAATTCACGGTATTACAGTAATTAGCACCACCATTTGAGTAATATGAGCTTGCTATCAACTTAGACTTAGGTAAAGCCGCAGCCGTAAATGTACTCTTCAAGCTCAAAGGCTTAACAATTCGCTTATGTAAATTGGCCTGGTAAGATTGCCCCGTTTCTTGGCGGATAATCCCCGCCAGCAAAATATAATTTGCATTATTGTAATTATAATCACCAACTTTGGCGAATGAAAATTTATTAGCATTGGCAACTGTCATCTTAATTGCGGCACTTTCAGAATACTTATGCTTGCGCCAAACCTCAGTATTCGTTGGTTTAATGCCCGATGTATGGGTTAACAAATTGCCAACCGAGATTTTCTTAGCATTCTTTAGGTCAGGGAACCACCGGTCAATTTTCGTATTTTGGTTAAACTCCTGATTAGTTTCCCTTTCCTCGGCCATAATCTGTACAATCATTGCACCCGTAACTATCTTTTGCAGTGAGCCAGTTGGATAAACAACTTTGCGGTTACCATTCCCGATTTTGCGACTGTTCGAGGCGTAACCATAACTAATCTTTTGCGGCACGCCATTTTTAATTACCACAATTGAGCCGCGCACATGATTTTGCGCCATTGTGTGGCGGACAAATTTACGCAGCGACTTCTTTCCTGAAGTCGCTGCTGCTACTTGTTCAGGCTGACAGATATTCGGCATCCCAATAGTGCTGATCCCAAACAGTAACGCCAATTCAACTATTCCAATTTTAAAAATACTTTTCTTCTTCACAGTTAATATTAATATTCCAATCTGATCTTTTTAAAACTTTACTGCCAAAGGCATACTCATATAACAGTAATATTTTTACCCCTGTTATTCAAGTTTAACAAAGCTAATAAACGAGGATTTTACCATTTTGTCTCTTTTCGGTAACAAAATATGAGCTTATAATAAGGTAAAATAAGTACAGGAGATTACAAATGAAATTTAAGCACACTTTACTAATTGCGACTGCCTTAATTACGATTGGGACAATCGCAATAGTTGCCCCACAACCCGCTGCAGCTAGCGTTAAAGTCAAATCTTATCCTAAAAGTATGCGCGGCACGTGGTATTACTATGATACCTACACGGGAAAGCTCGATAAGGAAGTTTTCACCAAAAAGACCGCTAAATTCTACGTTGGCAAGAAAAAGGTCGGCTACAATACATTACACACTTATGTTAAGCACGAGCAATATCTAAGCGACAAGACCTACTTACAAAAGACAGGCCATTGGGCATACGCCAATGGCAGTACTACTGTTAATGGTCTAACTTGGCTTAACATCCGCGGCTGGAATCAGGGGATGGGTAACGGTCTTTACTATAATATGACCACACTTGACGGTAACGAAATTCTAACCAATGCCAGTGGCGCCAAAATTTGGGTCGACCATCATGCATACCGCACACCAGAACTCGCTAAAGCCCTTGAAAACAAGCATTACCAATATTTTAATTATCAAGAATAAATAAAAACACTTCGTAATGAAGTGCTTTTATTTTTGGCTTAATATGTGACCCCAACAGATGAATAAACATACCCATCAGTCGTGGTTGCAGCCCCAACACCAATTGTCTTGTCATTTGGGTTAAGCAAAATATCGCGGTGACCCCAATTAGAAGCCGCATCATCATAGATGTATTCAAAGATGGCATTATCAGCAACATCAGCTGATGTGCCGCCATTTGGTGCAGGCTCCAATTCCTTATTGGCATGATTAGTAATCCAGCCCCACGGATCCATTGCAATACATTCAGCGATACTATGATATGAAATGCCAGCCTTATTAAAATAATCTTCCAAAATAAAGTTACCAGCTGCGTCTACATGGTCAAAATTACTTGGCAATAAGGCAGCTCGTTTTTCAACAACTTCATCATAGTGGGTATCTTCGGTTACTGGCGCCAAATTCCGCTTTGCACGTTCTTCATTAAGGTCTTGCAAAAATTCTTGGCGAAACTCATTAATTGAAAAATCTTTAATCGTTGACTGTTTCGGCTTCTCTACCGGTTTAGTTGGCTCAGGCTTTGCAGTATTGGCATTAGTTGGCTTATCCACAACGGGTTTAGGCGTTGCTATATTAGTTGAATTATTGGGCTTGGAATTAGTCGCAGGTGAATTTTCAGCTTTTAACAACTTTACCTTGCTCGTCAAGACATATCTACCATGGCCAATTGCATAATACTTCTTGCCACGGATTTTTTTCGTGCCGTAAATTGTGATTTTTTTACCCTTTTTCAGGATTATTTTACCAACACGATGGCCCTTTTTATTGAAAATACGGGCCTTTTGTTTGAGAAGAGCTGTTTTGGTTAAAGCCGGAACATGTAATGTTGTTTGCGCCGTGATTGTCTCAGCACTTGCAACATCATTGCTCAGTGCCAAACCGCCCCATGCGCAGCCTAGAGCAACAGTTGTCATCATTATTTTATGATAATTAATTTTCATTTTTTACCATCTTTTCCTAAATCCACTAATCTTTACTTAATAATCACGCGCATCCCCGTTGGTGCATGATGATAAAACCACCGTGCATCGCTAGTGCTCAAATGGACACAGCCATGAGAGGTTGGCTTTTTACCCAATTTTTTAGCAACTGACTTAATCGTTTTGTGCTGTAGAGTGCGCGAGTTTTCATGGAACAAGTATAATCCGCCTTGCAAAAAGCCTACCGCATATCTGGCACCCATTCGTTCACTGTCTGAATAAAACCACGGTGCGCGATAAGTATTTATTCGGTAATGTCCCCGCGGCGTTTGATTGTGCGCACCAGTTGAAACATAAAATTCATAACGCGTCTTTTTCCCCCGCTTTAAATATGCCCGCTGCTTTTTAATCGAAACAATAATGCGGTCTTTTTTAGCACTTAAATGCTTGGGGTATGGCTTAATCTCAGATGACTTGGTATAACTAATTGGTTCGCGCATGTCTGTCTGTGGTACTTCATCACTGGCATTGACTGGTAACGAACTGCTTGATAAGGCAATTCCGCAAACTACAAAACCAATAACTAATAATCGAACTTTTTTAATCATCATTCTTCTTCCCTAATTATTTAAATTCTGATAAGTAAAACGCATCAACTTAGCTGTATCAGAAAACTCGTTATTGTCATGCAGTGTAACTGTAATCAAGCCAGCACCCTTGCGGCTACTGCCAACAAAACAATAACCTGCTCGCGGCGTCCAACCTGTCTTCATACCATCAACCTTAAATGATTTGTGATAGTATTTTTTACCCGGAAGCATCCGATTTTGGTTAACCATTCTCTGCCCCGCAACCTTCATAGACTCAGTCGCAAAATACTTCATCGAACTCGGATAGTCATGAGCCACGTGATAAGCAATAACTGCTAAACTCTTAGCCGATAATAAATTCCCCGAAGTCCGGCCGCCATTAACATAGTAGCCATAGCGCGCCAAATCATCATTTTCCAGTCCCGAAGCTGATGTAAATTGGGCCTTAATATGCCACAGCTTAGCCTGCTTGTTCATCATTTTAATAAATTTGCGGTTTGAGCCAGCAACCCATTGGCCTAAGCGAATTGCCGAATTATCATCAGAATCAATAATCGCCGATTCAAATATCTGCTTAACAGTATAGGTGTAGCCTTTTTTCGCATGAAAACCATCGAAGTTTGGATTGGTCCCCATTTTAATCAACGACTTAGAAAATTTAAGCCTTTTTTGCCAATCATGCGGGTGATTAGCCAACTTACGTCTAGCTAGATAAATCGTCATCAATTTTCCGGTTGATGCGGTCAAATATTTTTTATTAGCATTCTTTTGCAATAAAATCGCACCGGTTTTGCGATTAAGTACAATGTATGCCCTCGCCTTAGTCTTCGGCTTCTTAGCAATTATTTGGCCATCACTCTGACCAACAGTTTTTGCTTGATGATGACTGTACACCTGCTTTTTCTTTTGATGCAGCGGCATCGCACTTTCATCAGTTATTCCTGTACTAGTAGCTTTAACGGGAATAACCGCACTAATTAATAAGCAAAAGATTGCGGTAATCCCCATAAAGCAACGCCTAGTTTTCAAATTTAACAGCCTCCCACGTAACTATTCATTAACATTCATTTCAAAAATAATCATTCACGCACTCTATTATAATATAAAATATTAACTGTGTATTGTATTTTTAAGAAAGGACCCTAATATGTTAACTAAAGTCAAGCATTTTTTGACTGCTCTATTAATTAGTATGGCCTGCATTTATGGCACTAGCATTAAAGTCATGGCTGCCACTCAAGAATCAGCGCCAAATACTCCAAGTCAAGCAGCACAAAATAACAACCAGCAGACTGCCCCAACAGATGCAGCCGCTGCAAAGCCAAATAACACTATTTATCACCAAAAAGGTTCTGGCGTCATTTTCCAAACTCATTATGGCTTCAGTAAAAAGTTGAACCAAAAAGGTAAGGCAGCTAAAGGCTACTATAATAAACGAATTAACTATTCTAAAGTTGCCCAAACTGCTAAAGGTACTTTTGTTAAAACAAAACATGGCTGGTTAAACAAAAATGCGTTCAATCAATATTTAATCACTAAAAGCAAATTAAATTATAAGATGAAGGTTAACGCTAATAGCTCCTTGTATAACAAGCCCGCTTATACTAACGGTGCTCGCAAAATCACCACCACCAATAAGCTTTGCCTTAAAAACAAATGGGTGCACGTCAATATGATTGCACACACTAACATAAACATTACTTATTACCGGTTCAACTTTAATCACCAAAACTATTGGATTCAAGGTGCAAAATTAAAGTTCAACCTAAATACCTTGAAAGGCAATAGTCGCCAGTTAGAACGTGCCATTTCCAAAGGCGAAAAAATGATTGGTCATTCTGTTTATAATGAAACCACGCGCCACTATGATTGTTCCAGCTTTATGAATTACCTCTACTCAAGTATTGGCCACCATTTAGGTTCAACAACATTCAGCCAATGTAAAAATGGCCGCGGCGTTAGCTACCAACATAAAAAGCGTGGCGACTTGATTTTCTTTGACGATAAATCTGATGGTCACTTAGCACACGTTGGGCTTTACTTAGGCAAGGGACTTTTCTTGCACGATAGTCCATATACAACTACTGGCGGCGTTGACGTTTCAAGTCTACATGACACATTTTGGAATTCTCGCTCTGCCAAATCGAAAATAGTCCATTACCCTGATGGTATTGTTAGAAGAATTATTTAGAAACAAAAACGCACTTCTGTTGAAGTGCGTTTTTATGATTAATTTCTTTCGTGAACTGTCTTAGAATTAGTCACTGGGAAAATTCGTTTAGCATAATAATATTGTTGGAAGTTAGCAGCAGTTACTGTTACTCCCCAATTAGGCCATGAGTGCAAGGCCTTGTTATTACCTAAGTAAATACCAACATGATAAACATCTGGTTTTGGCCGACCATAGAAAATAATGTCACCACGTTTTAAATGGTTCAAGCTGACCGTCTGTAAAGTGCTGCTTTGAACAAACGAACGACAGCCCCATTCATGGGTTGAATGCCATCTTGGATTGGCCGGCGATGGATCAATTCCAGTAGCGTACATACATTGCATAATCAGCCCTGAACAGTCAACCGAAGTTCCCGGCGTCTTAGAAGTAAAGTCAATCCAAGCAGTACCCGCATTTTTATATTGATAGCCGCGCTTGATAAAAGCCTTAACGTAGTCGCTTCTAGTTGAAGCATAATTCAAACTCTTGTCAAGTGGACTAGTGTAGTAACCCTTTAAATGCAAACTCTTCATGTGTAACTGCCGATATTGCTTAGGAATTTGGTAACGGCGCACAGTTGAGATCTCAATTTTGGCACTTTCAGCCGAAGTTGCATCATTGGTTTCAGGAGCATACAAACGCCAAGTGGTATGCAGGCTATGATACCAAGCTGCAGGATAAGTTACCGTAAATGTCCCATCCGCACTAGTAGTATATTTCTTTTCATCAACATACTTCTTGCCATTCCATTTTTGTAAGTATACCGGCCGAATTTCCTGACTGTTTAAAGAAACTTGATCCTCAATCTTATCCCCGGCCGTCCACTTATATTTAGTACTTAAACCACTAAATGTAGTTGTTGTTTTTGCAGTATTATTTTCCGGCTTACTAGTATCTGCAGGCGAAGTAGTTGTATTATTAGCAGCCATCTGACTTGAATTACTTGCCGCAGTAGTTGAACTAACACTATCAGCTTCAACAATTGTTCCTGATGTTAAACCACCTAATAGCATTACTGCTGCAGCGCCAGCAAATAATTGTTTCCTATATTTCATCTTTTTTCCTTCCAAAATACAAATTAAACTAACTAGCAATATAATATCATTAGCAATTAGATGTGTAAATTAGATTTGGAATTATTCTAATAGCTCAAAGCCCTTAAACCATCACCTCGCCAGTGATTAATAAATTCATTCTCACTCATTGCAGCTTTTTTGCCAGTCCAAGGGTCGTTGTAAAAAATTTGGCCATCATGATAACCTGTCAAAGCTAACGCATGATTAGAAAAACCATCGACATCCTTAACCCAAGCAACCACTAAATGTGAATGCAGCAATTTATTTTTAACTGCCGCTAGACTACTGCCAGTCATTACTTTAGCTTTACCTAAATAATGCTTAACCACACCTTTAATTCCATTTGGCGTTACCCAATAGCCACCTGGATATTCCTTATAAGGTGAACCAATAAAGCCCTTATCCGGATTACTGCTGCGTGGCGTTTTCTTGGCAACTGTAAATTTAGAAACTTTTACACCAGCAAAGTTTAACATCATTGTCACAGCAGTCATTTCACAGCCCGTCGGCAGTTCAGGCCTCTGACTGATTACTTTGGCATTATTTTTAACCCCAGTAATTTTGCCATTTTCAATCCAATAATATGCTCTTTTGGTCGAAGTTGAAACTTCACGACGTTGCCCATTTGTCCCGTAATAG contains these protein-coding regions:
- a CDS encoding YbaB/EbfC family nucleoid-associated protein; amino-acid sequence: MSKRPNFGAMGGMGGMNMQQMMKQAKKMQEQMMQEQQTITAQEFVGKSADDLVVATFSGDRKLKEITINKEAIDPDDPDMLQDLIIDAVNKGLSEIDQATQASLGKYTKGMI
- the dnaX gene encoding DNA polymerase III subunit gamma/tau — translated: MAYQALYRKWRPRTFDSVVGQEDITNTLKNAIKRGTVSHAFLFSGPRGTGKTSCAKIFAKALNCINLQDGEPCNECANCLAADKGAMSDIMEIDAASNNGVDEIREIRDKVKYAPTQGKYKVYIIDEVHMLSIGAFNALLKTLEEPPEHVVFILATTELQKVPATIISRTQRYNFKRIAQTDLEERMKYILDQEQIKYEDKALAVIAQVADGGMRDALSILDQLLSYEKDAVNYDDALQITGFAAKEKIEEILLALLEKDTAKALTLAQAELKNGATSKNILDELIDMATNALMVVKAEGQNESNFLSADFIQKIGSVPTQRYFQLITAANTALNDLRYTNQQQIPLEVFLVASTNGEQEAEASAPAASVPALADDKSVDLQAEITALKKQVVDLTEKFSNLSKQPSKTNRDQVYHIDSAAKSKSQASHTVTEKPKKKRVHNTDHANEQNRKQVYHVLENATKKDLLALKDIWPDLQSVLSVSQRALLDVLQPVAASSDQVVMKCKYTLWFENASADDNFLTKLTSEIAKFTQHDYEIVLVPDEDWLKVRKDFLQTHGKDLLAKKKEHTGQEPASDPAASDTQTASDEVIQKAKDLFGDVVNIKD
- the tadA gene encoding tRNA adenosine(34) deaminase TadA, with protein sequence MFSSEDKKKYMQLAFDQAKKAQDLGEVPIGAVVVDTDGQVIGTGYNRRELDQDGTQHAEMMAIRQACQELGSWRLIDCSLFVTLEPCSMCAGAIINSRIKNVFYGALDPKAGAAGSVVDLFAVTKFNHHPNVVRGLYREEASKILKDFFQEIRRQQKLAKNSAK
- a CDS encoding class I SAM-dependent methyltransferase; translation: MANEKNQMYFAANPTAKHDEHVVDYHVNGVDLKFNTDAGVFSKMRVDYGSGVLIKAMADVSFPAANILDVGAGYGPLGLFAAKFWPEQSVDLVDVNERGLELARKNAQLNQITNVAIYQSDIYQNVPAEKKFGLIVTNPPIRAGKKVVSGILAGAKDHLVIGGVLLVVIQKKQGEPSARKLLTETFGNCSVLMRDKGYYILQAVNN
- a CDS encoding serine hydrolase domain-containing protein, which translates into the protein MKKKSIFKIGIVELALLFGISTIGMPNICQPEQVAAATSGKKSLRKFVRHTMAQNHVRGSIVVIKNGVPQKISYGYASNSRKIGNGNRKVVYPTGSLQKIVTGAMIVQIMAEERETNQEFNQNTKIDRWFPDLKNAKKISVGNLLTHTSGIKPTNTEVWRKHKYSESAAIKMTVANANKFSFAKVGDYNYNNANYILLAGIIRQETGQSYQANLHKRIVKPLSLKSTFTAAALPKSKLIASSYYSNGGANYCNTVNLTQAFASQLLGAGNLLTTPMEYYQIQCGLTDGTILTQKQFQYLTNLESKVTAYSGGLHIKKSGKLKIAYGNLHGTHFGMWAQLTADNQNGIIMFLNQTNDRAAKEKKVGYRILQHIKPGTFLPE
- a CDS encoding SLAP domain-containing protein, with translation MKINYHKIMMTTVALGCAWGGLALSNDVASAETITAQTTLHVPALTKTALLKQKARIFNKKGHRVGKIILKKGKKITIYGTKKIRGKKYYAIGHGRYVLTSKVKLLKAENSPATNSKPNNSTNIATPKPVVDKPTNANTAKPEPTKPVEKPKQSTIKDFSINEFRQEFLQDLNEERAKRNLAPVTEDTHYDEVVEKRAALLPSNFDHVDAAGNFILEDYFNKAGISYHSIAECIAMDPWGWITNHANKELEPAPNGGTSADVADNAIFEYIYDDAASNWGHRDILLNPNDKTIGVGAATTTDGYVYSSVGVTY
- a CDS encoding L,D-transpeptidase → MMIKKVRLLVIGFVVCGIALSSSSLPVNASDEVPQTDMREPISYTKSSEIKPYPKHLSAKKDRIIVSIKKQRAYLKRGKKTRYEFYVSTGAHNQTPRGHYRINTYRAPWFYSDSERMGARYAVGFLQGGLYLFHENSRTLQHKTIKSVAKKLGKKPTSHGCVHLSTSDARWFYHHAPTGMRVIIK
- a CDS encoding serine hydrolase, with protein sequence MKTRRCFMGITAIFCLLISAVIPVKATSTGITDESAMPLHQKKKQVYSHHQAKTVGQSDGQIIAKKPKTKARAYIVLNRKTGAILLQKNANKKYLTASTGKLMTIYLARRKLANHPHDWQKRLKFSKSLIKMGTNPNFDGFHAKKGYTYTVKQIFESAIIDSDDNSAIRLGQWVAGSNRKFIKMMNKQAKLWHIKAQFTSASGLENDDLARYGYYVNGGRTSGNLLSAKSLAVIAYHVAHDYPSSMKYFATESMKVAGQRMVNQNRMLPGKKYYHKSFKVDGMKTGWTPRAGYCFVGSSRKGAGLITVTLHDNNEFSDTAKLMRFTYQNLNN
- a CDS encoding C40 family peptidase, producing the protein MLTKVKHFLTALLISMACIYGTSIKVMAATQESAPNTPSQAAQNNNQQTAPTDAAAAKPNNTIYHQKGSGVIFQTHYGFSKKLNQKGKAAKGYYNKRINYSKVAQTAKGTFVKTKHGWLNKNAFNQYLITKSKLNYKMKVNANSSLYNKPAYTNGARKITTTNKLCLKNKWVHVNMIAHTNINITYYRFNFNHQNYWIQGAKLKFNLNTLKGNSRQLERAISKGEKMIGHSVYNETTRHYDCSSFMNYLYSSIGHHLGSTTFSQCKNGRGVSYQHKKRGDLIFFDDKSDGHLAHVGLYLGKGLFLHDSPYTTTGGVDVSSLHDTFWNSRSAKSKIVHYPDGIVRRII
- a CDS encoding NlpC/P60 family protein, with the protein product MKYRKQLFAGAAAVMLLGGLTSGTIVEADSVSSTTAASNSSQMAANNTTTSPADTSKPENNTAKTTTTFSGLSTKYKWTAGDKIEDQVSLNSQEIRPVYLQKWNGKKYVDEKKYTTSADGTFTVTYPAAWYHSLHTTWRLYAPETNDATSAESAKIEISTVRRYQIPKQYRQLHMKSLHLKGYYTSPLDKSLNYASTRSDYVKAFIKRGYQYKNAGTAWIDFTSKTPGTSVDCSGLIMQCMYATGIDPSPANPRWHSTHEWGCRSFVQSSTLQTVSLNHLKRGDIIFYGRPKPDVYHVGIYLGNNKALHSWPNWGVTVTAANFQQYYYAKRIFPVTNSKTVHERN
- a CDS encoding C39 family peptidase; translated protein: MNKKIIATMITVLALMGCKSTTTVKAATTTPADKQNTVQEANKTDTAKQDDNTKQNSAASDSETTTTAKPKPQKQGWVVNGKKTYYYKSGQKIKGATTIGKSHYLFDKNGSMLTGVRKTPHHATYSYYGTNGQRREVSTSTKRAYYWIENGKITGVKNNAKVISQRPELPTGCEMTAVTMMLNFAGVKVSKFTVAKKTPRSSNPDKGFIGSPYKEYPGGYWVTPNGIKGVVKHYLGKAKVMTGSSLAAVKNKLLHSHLVVAWVKDVDGFSNHALALTGYHDGQIFYNDPWTGKKAAMSENEFINHWRGDGLRALSY